One Arenicella xantha DNA segment encodes these proteins:
- the argS gene encoding arginine--tRNA ligase encodes MKDQLQALFAQALDQLKHDEVIPAEHAVNLQFERTRQREHGDFATNVAMTLAKPAKRNPRELAELIVAALPSDPLITQVDIAGPGFINVFLASDVRYAVLDKVFAAADRYGLAAADSGQRIMVEFVSANPTGPLHVGHGRGAAYGDALARVLTAAGHSVEREYYVNDAGRQMDILAVSVWIRYLQASGVEVALPENGYQGDYVAEMGQQLAQQHASKYCLAADDIESARADLDLEAALDATIELAKRQLGEAGFAIFFNLALDTILADIRDDLSRFGVDYDTWFSERSLFTDGKIQAAIEQLQESGDIYEKGGALWFRTTAYGDEKDRVVVRENGQPTYFASDIAYHADKLARGFDLAINVWGSDHHGYIPRVKAALQAMNLDPEKLKVLLVQFAVLYRGEEKVPMSTRSGKFVTLSDLQTEIGSDAARFFYAQRKSEQHMDFDLDLAKSQSNENPMYYVQYAHARICRIFETAKQREIVCDQLDNADFSLLSSEHEIALLTLIERFPEVIQSAAANYEPHQVSYYLRELATAFHAYYNACKILDADPAPRSAMLALSSATRQVLKNGLNIIGVGAPESM; translated from the coding sequence GTGAAAGACCAATTACAAGCATTGTTTGCCCAAGCCCTTGATCAACTCAAACATGATGAGGTAATTCCGGCTGAGCATGCAGTAAATTTGCAGTTTGAGCGAACCCGGCAACGTGAGCATGGTGACTTTGCGACTAATGTTGCCATGACCTTAGCCAAACCGGCTAAACGAAACCCGCGAGAATTAGCAGAGCTGATAGTTGCCGCATTGCCGAGCGACCCATTGATTACGCAAGTGGATATTGCCGGGCCGGGATTTATTAATGTGTTTCTTGCCTCAGATGTTCGCTATGCCGTGCTAGACAAAGTTTTTGCCGCAGCGGATCGCTACGGACTGGCAGCTGCTGATTCTGGTCAGCGGATTATGGTGGAATTTGTCTCGGCGAACCCGACTGGCCCTCTACATGTGGGCCATGGTCGTGGAGCGGCGTACGGTGATGCGCTTGCACGCGTATTGACTGCCGCCGGTCACTCGGTCGAACGAGAGTATTATGTTAATGATGCGGGTCGGCAAATGGATATCTTGGCGGTTAGCGTTTGGATTCGCTACTTACAAGCCAGCGGCGTAGAAGTCGCGCTGCCAGAAAATGGTTACCAAGGTGACTATGTAGCAGAGATGGGGCAACAGTTAGCGCAACAGCACGCGAGTAAATACTGCTTAGCGGCCGACGATATCGAGTCGGCACGGGCCGATTTGGACTTGGAAGCCGCCTTAGACGCCACGATTGAACTTGCTAAGAGGCAATTGGGCGAAGCCGGTTTTGCGATTTTCTTCAATTTGGCGTTGGACACAATTTTAGCCGATATCCGCGATGATCTGAGTCGCTTCGGAGTGGACTACGACACCTGGTTTTCAGAGCGCTCTTTGTTCACCGACGGCAAGATTCAGGCCGCGATAGAGCAGTTACAGGAGTCCGGCGACATCTATGAAAAAGGTGGTGCGCTATGGTTTCGAACCACGGCCTATGGCGATGAGAAAGATCGTGTGGTGGTACGTGAAAATGGTCAGCCAACTTACTTTGCCTCTGACATTGCTTACCACGCTGACAAGCTAGCACGCGGCTTTGATTTGGCGATTAATGTGTGGGGCTCCGATCACCATGGTTACATACCTCGTGTTAAGGCCGCCTTGCAGGCGATGAATCTCGACCCAGAAAAGCTGAAAGTACTGTTGGTGCAATTTGCCGTGTTGTATCGCGGTGAAGAGAAAGTGCCAATGTCCACGCGTAGTGGAAAATTCGTTACGCTAAGTGATTTGCAAACCGAGATTGGGTCGGATGCGGCTCGCTTCTTTTATGCGCAGCGTAAGTCTGAGCAACACATGGATTTCGATCTAGATTTAGCCAAGTCGCAAAGCAACGAGAACCCAATGTATTATGTGCAGTATGCACATGCTCGAATTTGTCGAATTTTTGAAACTGCTAAGCAACGTGAGATTGTCTGTGACCAGCTAGATAACGCTGATTTTAGTCTATTAAGCAGTGAGCATGAGATTGCACTACTCACTTTAATTGAACGCTTTCCTGAAGTAATCCAAAGTGCCGCTGCAAATTATGAGCCACATCAGGTGAGTTACTACTTGCGTGAACTTGCCACAGCGTTTCATGCGTACTACAACGCTTGTAAGATTTTGGACGCTGATCCAGCGCCACGCTCAGCGATGCTGGCATTGAGTTCGGCGACCCGACAAGTGCTCAAAAATGGTTTGAATATCATCGGCGTCGGTGCCCCGGAATCAATGTGA
- a CDS encoding DUF2282 domain-containing protein: MNNNKKTATTAASILAAALMSNASLAHAGKEGYEKCQGVAKTGMNDCGANGHGCAGLAATDGDANEWIYLPKGTCAKIVGGVVKAPKPKEKSDS; this comes from the coding sequence ATGAACAACAACAAAAAGACCGCCACCACCGCCGCATCAATCTTGGCCGCCGCCCTAATGTCGAACGCATCTCTCGCGCACGCCGGCAAAGAGGGTTATGAAAAGTGCCAAGGCGTTGCCAAAACCGGCATGAATGACTGTGGCGCTAATGGCCACGGTTGCGCGGGCTTGGCTGCAACAGACGGGGATGCAAATGAATGGATTTATCTACCCAAAGGCACTTGTGCGAAAATCGTAGGCGGCGTGGTAAAAGCACCAAAACCGAAAGAGAAATCAGACTCTTAG
- a CDS encoding lysophospholipid acyltransferase family protein, with product MWHNCSTFAPWAMRNRGMTCMVSASRDGEYVARLGALFGNKTVRGSSSKGSSSATRAVLKLLKSGNAVALTPDGPRGPKYQVQHGVLWLAAVGRAPIVPFHIEASRQWVLNSWDNHRFPKPFSTIHIGIGTPTYIDRAQFKQHPEQVAELVQSAMMENVNKLKRAANS from the coding sequence ATGTGGCACAACTGCTCGACCTTTGCGCCATGGGCTATGCGTAATCGCGGCATGACCTGCATGGTTAGCGCTAGTCGCGACGGAGAATATGTAGCACGCCTAGGGGCACTATTTGGCAACAAGACAGTAAGAGGTTCAAGTTCCAAAGGATCTTCTTCAGCAACGCGCGCCGTATTAAAGCTATTAAAAAGCGGAAATGCCGTTGCGTTGACACCTGACGGTCCGCGAGGACCAAAATATCAGGTTCAACATGGCGTACTGTGGTTGGCAGCTGTCGGTCGGGCACCGATCGTGCCATTTCATATCGAAGCAAGCCGGCAATGGGTTTTGAATAGCTGGGACAACCACCGCTTTCCAAAACCGTTCTCGACTATCCATATTGGCATCGGTACGCCAACCTATATTGATCGCGCGCAATTCAAACAACACCCTGAACAAGTAGCTGAGCTGGTTCAGTCGGCCATGATGGAAAATGTAAACAAACTGAAACGCGCTGCAAACAGCTAA
- a CDS encoding SPOR domain-containing protein, whose amino-acid sequence MAQARRIKKKPPAKSKKNRRAGSIPWGLLLVVLVTGIILGKLIAGAQHDGDGLGSGLRALIDNIGSEPIDDDEAIAELIEEKSTEKEFDFYLVLPDIEQVMPDDLPEAAPSRKDDSLVYYVQAASFRQQADAEKLRARLALKGFKSITQARTSVETGTFYRVRLGPYEDRRKAKTAKNKLQHVGVRPMVYSVKKES is encoded by the coding sequence ATGGCGCAAGCACGTCGAATTAAAAAGAAACCGCCGGCCAAGTCTAAAAAAAACCGTCGAGCAGGCAGTATTCCTTGGGGTTTGCTGCTCGTGGTGCTGGTGACAGGCATTATTTTGGGTAAGCTAATTGCCGGTGCGCAACATGACGGCGACGGATTAGGCTCTGGTTTGCGAGCGCTTATCGATAATATTGGTTCCGAGCCGATTGATGATGATGAAGCCATTGCTGAGTTGATCGAAGAGAAGAGCACTGAGAAAGAATTTGATTTTTATTTGGTATTACCTGATATCGAACAGGTAATGCCCGATGACTTACCGGAAGCCGCGCCGTCGCGTAAAGACGACAGTCTGGTCTATTACGTGCAGGCGGCATCGTTTCGGCAGCAGGCCGATGCTGAAAAATTGCGCGCACGGTTAGCGTTAAAAGGGTTTAAATCGATTACTCAAGCACGAACATCTGTTGAAACCGGCACATTCTATCGGGTGCGCCTTGGCCCGTATGAGGATCGGCGGAAGGCTAAAACGGCGAAAAATAAACTGCAGCATGTGGGCGTACGCCCGATGGTCTACTCGGTAAAAAAAGAAAGTTAA
- a CDS encoding MBL fold metallo-hydrolase yields the protein MPNYQPNSDIITLDALYHEPELASIHLLLSNNRVAIVDTGTVFSVPHVVAKLSELGLGVEAVDLIILTHIHLDHAGGAGELMRLCDNATLVVHPRGARHMVDPSKLIAGASAVYGESEFNALYGTIVPIDADRILQPQDGDALDFAGRELRFFDTPGHASHHHCILDTQTNSVFTGDTLGIAYRALRNGEQSFLMPTTTPVQFDPQALHSSIDKVMSLQPETLYLTHYGAIQPTSAQIAGLHEQIDDYVMLTQQAADAGDDFEHALADSLKDYLVQRCMNQVAGLDEAVVRHWVKLDAELNAQGLHFWWHHRRVA from the coding sequence ATGCCTAATTATCAGCCAAACTCTGACATCATTACATTAGACGCGTTATATCACGAGCCTGAGCTCGCCTCGATTCACCTGTTGTTGTCGAATAATCGAGTGGCCATCGTCGACACTGGCACGGTGTTTTCAGTGCCTCATGTGGTTGCCAAATTGTCGGAGCTTGGACTCGGCGTTGAGGCAGTTGATCTAATTATTTTGACGCATATTCATTTGGATCATGCCGGCGGTGCTGGCGAGCTTATGCGTTTATGTGACAATGCCACACTGGTGGTGCATCCACGCGGTGCCCGACATATGGTAGACCCCAGTAAACTGATCGCAGGCGCGAGTGCGGTGTACGGCGAGTCGGAGTTCAATGCGCTATATGGCACTATTGTGCCTATCGACGCAGACCGCATTTTACAACCCCAGGATGGCGATGCGCTCGATTTTGCCGGTCGCGAATTACGGTTTTTTGATACCCCAGGGCATGCCAGTCATCATCATTGTATTTTAGACACTCAGACAAACAGTGTGTTTACCGGCGATACCTTGGGTATTGCGTATCGGGCTCTTCGCAATGGCGAGCAGTCGTTTCTTATGCCAACTACCACGCCTGTTCAATTCGACCCGCAGGCGCTACACAGTTCCATCGATAAGGTGATGAGCCTCCAGCCAGAAACACTGTATCTGACGCACTATGGCGCGATACAACCGACGTCTGCGCAGATAGCCGGTTTGCATGAGCAGATCGATGATTACGTTATGTTGACGCAGCAAGCTGCGGATGCCGGAGACGACTTTGAGCATGCATTGGCTGACTCACTAAAAGACTATTTAGTACAACGCTGCATGAATCAAGTAGCGGGTCTTGATGAGGCCGTGGTTCGGCATTGGGTCAAGCTGGATGCCGAACTAAACGCGCAAGGTCTGCACTTTTGGTGGCATCACCGACGTGTAGCCTGA